The Falco peregrinus isolate bFalPer1 chromosome 1, bFalPer1.pri, whole genome shotgun sequence genome has a window encoding:
- the PSTK gene encoding L-seryl-tRNA(Sec) kinase isoform X1 — protein MRRAAAVPDGYRAGGGAGGGGGAAGRRRARAGGAVRAGGAAGRRQVHAGPRPAPPPAATPGLGLRAAGLRRADPAGGLPPARAGGGAAGQCGSPPSGGAPSALIGHPRRRSAASLAARRPLPGSAARPGAEAGAEAWGAAEGRGRGRGSGPGERRRAGRAAGGRGAGACRRAGAWGVAGGVGAWQGSWSGAARALTPRCLPPQPPCWKRSRRELLQCLERVLRALLGEDPQAAPAPPAAWHRLLACCQRQGLLCPPEGQAGPGPCWAPPGTSRPLYLILDDNFYYQSMRYEVYQLARKYSLSFCQLFLECPLECCLQRNCLRSRPVPDQTIYLMARKIEMPDPKKNAWEQNSLILKSLDGAPEDDEQIISLLATALENPVKQNEEDTEQKEADRAICAASAVHQADQTCRRIISQAMKDAKDKNILPSEMKSLAEELNKLKAELLEDLRQGNNLKKQICIQNQYSDPAASFISAFQHGASNVVNKYILK, from the exons ATGCGCAGAGCGGCGGCAGTCCCGGACGGCTACCGGGCCGGTGGCggcgctggcggcggcggcggagcggcggggcggcggcgggcgcgcgCGGGTGGGGCTGTGcgtgctgggggggctgccggccGCCGGCAAGTCCACGCTGGGCCGCGCCCTGCGCCGCCGCCTGCCGCAACGCCGGGGCTGGGCCTGCGCGCTGCTGGCCTACGACGAGCTGATCCCGCCGGAGGCCTTCCGCCCGCGCgagccgggggcggggccgctGGTCAGTGCGGCTCTCCGCCTTCCGGCGGCGCGCCCTCTGCTCTCATTGGCCACCCGAGGCGCCGCTCAGCAGCGTCACTGGCTGCGCGACGGCCGTTGCCAGGCAGCGCGGCGCGTCCCGGGGCCGAGGCCGGGGCCGAGGCCTGGGGGGCGGCGgagggccggggccggggccgggggtcGGGGCCTGGAGAGCGGCGgagggccgggcgggcggctgggggccggggggccggaGCCTGCCGGAGGGCCGGGGCCTGGGGAGTAGCGGGGGGGGTCGGGGCCTGGCAGGGGAGCTggagcggggcggcgcgggccctCACCCCTCGCTGCCTTCCCCCGCAGCCGCCCTGCTGGAAGCGGAGCCGACGcgagctgctgcagtgcctggagcGCGTCCTGCGGGCGCTGCTCGGTGAGGACCCGcaggccgcccccgccccgccggccgcctgGCACCGCTTGCTGGCCTGCTGCCAGCGGCAGGGCCTGCTCTGCCCGCCGGAGGGACAGGCCGGACCTGGCCCTTGCTGGGCACCTCCAGGCACGTCTAGGCCGCTCTACCTCATCTTGGATGACAATTTTTATTACCAGAGCATGAGATATGAGGTGTACCAGCTGGCTCGAAAAT ATTCCTTGAGCTTCTGCCAGTTATTTTTAGAGTGTCCACTTGAATGCTGCTTGCAGAGAAATTGTCTAAGAAGCCGTCCAGTACCTGACCAGACAATATATCTAATggcaagaaaaatagaaatgccAGATCCCAAGAAGAACGCTTGGGAACAGAACAGCCTCATTCTGAAAAGTTTGGATGGCGCTCCAGAGGATGA tgagCAGATAATTAGTTTGCTGGCCACTGCTTTGGAAAATCCAGTGAAGCAAAATGAGGAAGACACTGAGCAAAAG GAAGCAGATCGAGCAATCTGTGCAGCTAGTGCTGTCCATCAGGCTGATCAGACGTGCAGACGAATCATTTCTCAGGCAATGAAGGATGCAAAAG ataAAAACATACTCCCAAGTGAGATGAAGAGCCTGGCAGAAGAGCTCAACAAACTCAAAGCAGAACTTCTGGAAGACTTGCGGCAAGGAAATaacttgaaaaaacaaatttgCATACAAAATCAATATTCAGACCCTGCTGCAAGTTTCATCTCTGCATTCCAACATGGAGCAAGCAATGTagttaataaatatattttaaaataa
- the PSTK gene encoding L-seryl-tRNA(Sec) kinase isoform X2, whose amino-acid sequence MQYLAHYPINRRVRPAVPAPPRPARRPRACAERRQSRTATGPVAALAAAAERRGGGGRARVGLCVLGGLPAAGKSTLGRALRRRLPQRRGWACALLAYDELIPPEAFRPREPGAGPLPPCWKRSRRELLQCLERVLRALLGEDPQAAPAPPAAWHRLLACCQRQGLLCPPEGQAGPGPCWAPPGTSRPLYLILDDNFYYQSMRYEVYQLARKYSLSFCQLFLECPLECCLQRNCLRSRPVPDQTIYLMARKIEMPDPKKNAWEQNSLILKSLDGAPEDDEQIISLLATALENPVKQNEEDTEQKEADRAICAASAVHQADQTCRRIISQAMKDAKDKNILPSEMKSLAEELNKLKAELLEDLRQGNNLKKQICIQNQYSDPAASFISAFQHGASNVVNKYILK is encoded by the exons ATGCAATATTTAGCTCATTATCCAATTAACCGGCGAGTAAGGCCGGCGgttcccgccccgccccgccccgcccggcggccCCGCGCATGCGCAGAGCGGCGGCAGTCCCGGACGGCTACCGGGCCGGTGGCggcgctggcggcggcggcggagcggcggggcggcggcgggcgcgcgCGGGTGGGGCTGTGcgtgctgggggggctgccggccGCCGGCAAGTCCACGCTGGGCCGCGCCCTGCGCCGCCGCCTGCCGCAACGCCGGGGCTGGGCCTGCGCGCTGCTGGCCTACGACGAGCTGATCCCGCCGGAGGCCTTCCGCCCGCGCgagccgggggcggggccgctG CCGCCCTGCTGGAAGCGGAGCCGACGcgagctgctgcagtgcctggagcGCGTCCTGCGGGCGCTGCTCGGTGAGGACCCGcaggccgcccccgccccgccggccgcctgGCACCGCTTGCTGGCCTGCTGCCAGCGGCAGGGCCTGCTCTGCCCGCCGGAGGGACAGGCCGGACCTGGCCCTTGCTGGGCACCTCCAGGCACGTCTAGGCCGCTCTACCTCATCTTGGATGACAATTTTTATTACCAGAGCATGAGATATGAGGTGTACCAGCTGGCTCGAAAAT ATTCCTTGAGCTTCTGCCAGTTATTTTTAGAGTGTCCACTTGAATGCTGCTTGCAGAGAAATTGTCTAAGAAGCCGTCCAGTACCTGACCAGACAATATATCTAATggcaagaaaaatagaaatgccAGATCCCAAGAAGAACGCTTGGGAACAGAACAGCCTCATTCTGAAAAGTTTGGATGGCGCTCCAGAGGATGA tgagCAGATAATTAGTTTGCTGGCCACTGCTTTGGAAAATCCAGTGAAGCAAAATGAGGAAGACACTGAGCAAAAG GAAGCAGATCGAGCAATCTGTGCAGCTAGTGCTGTCCATCAGGCTGATCAGACGTGCAGACGAATCATTTCTCAGGCAATGAAGGATGCAAAAG ataAAAACATACTCCCAAGTGAGATGAAGAGCCTGGCAGAAGAGCTCAACAAACTCAAAGCAGAACTTCTGGAAGACTTGCGGCAAGGAAATaacttgaaaaaacaaatttgCATACAAAATCAATATTCAGACCCTGCTGCAAGTTTCATCTCTGCATTCCAACATGGAGCAAGCAATGTagttaataaatatattttaaaataa
- the PSTK gene encoding L-seryl-tRNA(Sec) kinase isoform X3, with protein MRRAAAVPDGYRAGGGAGGGGGAAGRRRARAGGAVRAGGAAGRRQVHAGPRPAPPPAATPGLGLRAAGLRRADPAGGLPPARAGGGAAGQCGSPPSGGAPSALIGHPRRRSAASLAARRPLPGSAARPGAEAGAEAWGAAEGRGRGRGSGPGERRRAGRAAGGRGAGACRRAGAWGVAGGVGAWQGSWSGAARALTPRCLPPQPPCWKRSRRELLQCLERVLRALLGEDPQAAPAPPAAWHRLLACCQRQGLLCPPEGQAGPGPCWAPPGTSRPLYLILDDNFYYQSMRYEVYQLARKYSLSFCQLFLECPLECCLQRNCLRSRPVPDQTIYLMARKIEMPDPKKNAWEQNSLILKSLDGAPEDDEQIISLLATALENPVKQNEEDTEQKSTSNVDGSLNQV; from the exons ATGCGCAGAGCGGCGGCAGTCCCGGACGGCTACCGGGCCGGTGGCggcgctggcggcggcggcggagcggcggggcggcggcgggcgcgcgCGGGTGGGGCTGTGcgtgctgggggggctgccggccGCCGGCAAGTCCACGCTGGGCCGCGCCCTGCGCCGCCGCCTGCCGCAACGCCGGGGCTGGGCCTGCGCGCTGCTGGCCTACGACGAGCTGATCCCGCCGGAGGCCTTCCGCCCGCGCgagccgggggcggggccgctGGTCAGTGCGGCTCTCCGCCTTCCGGCGGCGCGCCCTCTGCTCTCATTGGCCACCCGAGGCGCCGCTCAGCAGCGTCACTGGCTGCGCGACGGCCGTTGCCAGGCAGCGCGGCGCGTCCCGGGGCCGAGGCCGGGGCCGAGGCCTGGGGGGCGGCGgagggccggggccggggccgggggtcGGGGCCTGGAGAGCGGCGgagggccgggcgggcggctgggggccggggggccggaGCCTGCCGGAGGGCCGGGGCCTGGGGAGTAGCGGGGGGGGTCGGGGCCTGGCAGGGGAGCTggagcggggcggcgcgggccctCACCCCTCGCTGCCTTCCCCCGCAGCCGCCCTGCTGGAAGCGGAGCCGACGcgagctgctgcagtgcctggagcGCGTCCTGCGGGCGCTGCTCGGTGAGGACCCGcaggccgcccccgccccgccggccgcctgGCACCGCTTGCTGGCCTGCTGCCAGCGGCAGGGCCTGCTCTGCCCGCCGGAGGGACAGGCCGGACCTGGCCCTTGCTGGGCACCTCCAGGCACGTCTAGGCCGCTCTACCTCATCTTGGATGACAATTTTTATTACCAGAGCATGAGATATGAGGTGTACCAGCTGGCTCGAAAAT ATTCCTTGAGCTTCTGCCAGTTATTTTTAGAGTGTCCACTTGAATGCTGCTTGCAGAGAAATTGTCTAAGAAGCCGTCCAGTACCTGACCAGACAATATATCTAATggcaagaaaaatagaaatgccAGATCCCAAGAAGAACGCTTGGGAACAGAACAGCCTCATTCTGAAAAGTTTGGATGGCGCTCCAGAGGATGA tgagCAGATAATTAGTTTGCTGGCCACTGCTTTGGAAAATCCAGTGAAGCAAAATGAGGAAGACACTGAGCAAAAG AGTACTTCAAATGTTGATGGCAGCCTAAATCAAGTTTAA